One genomic window of Elaeis guineensis isolate ETL-2024a chromosome 2, EG11, whole genome shotgun sequence includes the following:
- the LOC105049968 gene encoding receptor-like serine/threonine-protein kinase SD1-8 isoform X1 yields MALAAWFLVLGISAAAILVHGQPGHTMTPAKSIVDGQSLISSGGTFELGFISPGDSNNRYLGIRYKGTPVKTVVWVANRISPLNGSTGVLNLTGDGNLVLLNSTGYIIWSTGTTNAINPVAQLQDSGNLVLIERTTKKLLWQSFDHPGNTLLPGMKLGWDLRTNLNRYLTSWKSSSDPSPGDYYYKLHTDAVPELVLWRGSVPMYRTGPWNGGGFNGIPETKTNNMFRFNLTSNKYEATYTFQVLDNNIICHVLLNETGVVQRLVRSKQNLAWDPYWWFPKDPCDTYANCGANGVCNTSYSPSCDCLRGFSPKSPQNWKMRINFDGCVRRTALNCSSDGFFGLQQVKFPDTSNATVHGNKSLKECKDWCLKNCTCSAYAIIEGSGCVTWTGDLVDIRLFTEGEENLYVRLASSELGQIRDNYGKKKLVNVIVVIISSLAGFLLFVCFIQLLRQKNRKEKQGETIITHYRESRGNELELPLFDIHTIRTATNNFSEDNKLGEGGFGPVYKGQLEDGEKIAVKRLSKGSVQGIHEFTNEVSLIAKLQHRNLVRLLGCCTEGEERLLVYEYLQNTSLDYFIFDRKRSALLNWQKRLDVIIGIARGLLYLHQDSRLKIIHRDLKASNILLDKELNPKISDFGTARIFKVDQTEANTIRVVGTYGYMSPEYAMDGIFSVKSDVFSFGVLVLEILSGKKNRMINQAEARVNLLGHAWRLWTEDRCLEILDEAVGCTYPESKILRCIQVALLCVQEGSEDRPTMAEVVLMLSTESGLLPQPQRPGFYTATPLMERNSASSNKITVTIEGR; encoded by the exons GACATACAATGACGCCGGCTAAATCCATTGTAGATGGacaatccttgatctcatcaggtGGGACTTTCGAACTAGGCTTCATCAGCCCTGGCGACTCGAACAATCGATATCTGGGTATACGTTACAAGGGCACTCCAGTTAAAACAGTTGTGTGGGTTGCCAATAGAATCTCTCCCCTCAATGGCTCCACGGGGGTTCTCAATCTCACAGGTGATGGAAATCTGGTACTGCTAAACAGCACTGGATATATTATTTGGTCAACAGGCACAACAAATGCAATTAATCCCGTTGCACAGCTCCAAGACTCGGGAAATCTCGTCCTGATTGAAAGAACTACGAAGAAATTATTGTGGCAGAGCTTTGATCATCCAGGTAACACACTTCTACCAGGTATGAAGCTTGGGTGGGATTTAAGAACCAATCTTAACAGGTATCTCACGTCATGGAAGAGTTCCTCTGACCCTTCTCCTGGGGACTACTACTACAAGTTACATACCGATGCAGTACCAGAGCTTGTCTTGTGGAGAGGATCTGTCCCAATGTATCGCACCGGACCCTGGAATGGAGGTGGATTTAATGGCATTCCAGAGACGAAAACAAATAACATGTTCAGGTTTAATCTCACTTCCAATAAGTATGAGGCCACCTACACCTTCCAGGTACTGGACAATAATATTATATGTCATGTCTTGCTGAACGAGACTGGAGTGGTTCAGCGTTTGGTGCGGTCTAAACAAAACCTTGCATGGGACCCTTACTGGTGGTTTCCAAAAGACCCGTGCGACACCTATGCCAACTGTGGAGCTAATGGCGTATGCAATACAAGCTACTCACCTTCCTGCGATTGTTTGAGGGGATTCAGTCCCAAGTCTCCTCAAAATTGGAAAATGAGAATCAATTTTGATGGCTGTGTAAGGAGGACAGCTTTAAATTGTTCATCGGATGGTTTCTTTgggctgcaacaagtgaagtttCCCGATACATCAAATGCCACCGTGCACGGCAACAAAAGTCTCAAAGAGTGTAAAGACTGGTGCCTGAAGAACTGCACTTGCAGCGCCTATGCTATCATTGAAGGGAGCGGATGTGTAACATGGACCGGAGATCTTGTAGATATTAGACTGTTCACTGAAGGAGAGGAGAATCTATACGTTCGGCTTGCATCTTCTGAATTAG GTCAGATAAGGGATAATTATGGTAAAAAGAAGCTTGTGAATGTGATAGTCGTAATCATTTCTTCACTGGCAGGGTTTCTTCTATTTGTGTGCTTTATTCAACTTCTGCGGCAGAAGaacagaaaagaaaagcaag GTGAAACAATTATTACCCACTACAGGGAAAGCAGAGGAAACGAGCTAGAGTTACCTTTATTTGATATACATACAATAAGAACTGCCACCAATAACTTTTCTGAAGATAATAAACTTGGAGAGGGTGGATTTGGCCCTGTTTAcaag GGTCAGTTGGAAGATGGAGAAAAGATTGCCGTCAAGAGGTTGTCCAAAGGTTCTGTGCAGGGCATACATGAATTCACAAATGAGGTGTCGCTGATAGCCAAACTTCAGCACAGAAATCTTGTTCGCCTTCTTGGCTGCTGCACTGAAGGAGAGGAACGATTGCTGGTTTACGAATACTTGCAAAATACAAGTTTGGACTATTTCATATTCG ATAGGAAAAGAAGTGCACTTTTGAATTGGCAAAAGCGCCTCGACGTCATCATAGGAATTGCTCGAGGACTTCTTTACCTTCACCAAGACTCTAGGTTGAAAATTATTCACAGAGATTTGAAGGCCAGCAATATTCTTCTTGATAAGGAGCTCAACCCAAAAATCTCAGACTTCGGCACTGCAAGAATTTTTAAGGTTGACCAAACTGAAGCGAATACAATCAGAGTTGTCGGGACATA TGGATATATGTCACCGGAGTATGCAATGGATGGTATCTTTTCAGTGAAATCAGATGTGTTCAGCTTTGGTGTTCTAGTGTTAGAAATCTTAAGTGGTAAGAAGAATAGAATGATCAATCAAGCAGAAGCTCGTGTAAACCTTTTAGGACAT GCATGGAGACTATGGACAGAAGATAGATGCTTGGAAATACTTGATGAAGCAGTGGGATGCACATATCCAGAATCTAAAATATTACGGTGTATCCAAGTGGCTCTCTTGTGTGTGCAAGAAGGGAGTGAAGATAGACCAACGATGGCAGAGGTAGTGCTCATGTTAAGCACCGAAAGTGGACTCCTACCTCAGCCTCAAAGGCCAGGTTTCTACACAGCAACACCTTTGATGGAAAGAAATTCGGCTTCCAGCAATAAAATTACGGTTACAATTGAAGGTCGATAG
- the LOC105049968 gene encoding receptor-like serine/threonine-protein kinase SD1-8 isoform X2 — MALAAWFLVLGISAAAILVHGQPGHTMTPAKSIVDGQSLISSGGTFELGFISPGDSNNRYLGIRYKGTPVKTVVWVANRISPLNGSTGVLNLTGDGNLVLLNSTGYIIWSTGTTNAINPVAQLQDSGNLVLIERTTKKLLWQSFDHPGNTLLPGMKLGWDLRTNLNRYLTSWKSSSDPSPGDYYYKLHTDAVPELVLWRGSVPMYRTGPWNGGGFNGIPETKTNNMFRFNLTSNKYEATYTFQVLDNNIICHVLLNETGVVQRLVRSKQNLAWDPYWWFPKDPCDTYANCGANGVCNTSYSPSCDCLRGFSPKSPQNWKMRINFDGCVRRTALNCSSDGFFGLQQVKFPDTSNATVHGNKSLKECKDWCLKNCTCSAYAIIEGSGCVTWTGDLVDIRLFTEGEENLYVRLASSELGQIRDNYGKKKLVNVIVVIISSLAGFLLFVCFIQLLRQKNRKEKQDRKRSALLNWQKRLDVIIGIARGLLYLHQDSRLKIIHRDLKASNILLDKELNPKISDFGTARIFKVDQTEANTIRVVGTYGYMSPEYAMDGIFSVKSDVFSFGVLVLEILSGKKNRMINQAEARVNLLGHAWRLWTEDRCLEILDEAVGCTYPESKILRCIQVALLCVQEGSEDRPTMAEVVLMLSTESGLLPQPQRPGFYTATPLMERNSASSNKITVTIEGR, encoded by the exons GACATACAATGACGCCGGCTAAATCCATTGTAGATGGacaatccttgatctcatcaggtGGGACTTTCGAACTAGGCTTCATCAGCCCTGGCGACTCGAACAATCGATATCTGGGTATACGTTACAAGGGCACTCCAGTTAAAACAGTTGTGTGGGTTGCCAATAGAATCTCTCCCCTCAATGGCTCCACGGGGGTTCTCAATCTCACAGGTGATGGAAATCTGGTACTGCTAAACAGCACTGGATATATTATTTGGTCAACAGGCACAACAAATGCAATTAATCCCGTTGCACAGCTCCAAGACTCGGGAAATCTCGTCCTGATTGAAAGAACTACGAAGAAATTATTGTGGCAGAGCTTTGATCATCCAGGTAACACACTTCTACCAGGTATGAAGCTTGGGTGGGATTTAAGAACCAATCTTAACAGGTATCTCACGTCATGGAAGAGTTCCTCTGACCCTTCTCCTGGGGACTACTACTACAAGTTACATACCGATGCAGTACCAGAGCTTGTCTTGTGGAGAGGATCTGTCCCAATGTATCGCACCGGACCCTGGAATGGAGGTGGATTTAATGGCATTCCAGAGACGAAAACAAATAACATGTTCAGGTTTAATCTCACTTCCAATAAGTATGAGGCCACCTACACCTTCCAGGTACTGGACAATAATATTATATGTCATGTCTTGCTGAACGAGACTGGAGTGGTTCAGCGTTTGGTGCGGTCTAAACAAAACCTTGCATGGGACCCTTACTGGTGGTTTCCAAAAGACCCGTGCGACACCTATGCCAACTGTGGAGCTAATGGCGTATGCAATACAAGCTACTCACCTTCCTGCGATTGTTTGAGGGGATTCAGTCCCAAGTCTCCTCAAAATTGGAAAATGAGAATCAATTTTGATGGCTGTGTAAGGAGGACAGCTTTAAATTGTTCATCGGATGGTTTCTTTgggctgcaacaagtgaagtttCCCGATACATCAAATGCCACCGTGCACGGCAACAAAAGTCTCAAAGAGTGTAAAGACTGGTGCCTGAAGAACTGCACTTGCAGCGCCTATGCTATCATTGAAGGGAGCGGATGTGTAACATGGACCGGAGATCTTGTAGATATTAGACTGTTCACTGAAGGAGAGGAGAATCTATACGTTCGGCTTGCATCTTCTGAATTAG GTCAGATAAGGGATAATTATGGTAAAAAGAAGCTTGTGAATGTGATAGTCGTAATCATTTCTTCACTGGCAGGGTTTCTTCTATTTGTGTGCTTTATTCAACTTCTGCGGCAGAAGaacagaaaagaaaagcaag ATAGGAAAAGAAGTGCACTTTTGAATTGGCAAAAGCGCCTCGACGTCATCATAGGAATTGCTCGAGGACTTCTTTACCTTCACCAAGACTCTAGGTTGAAAATTATTCACAGAGATTTGAAGGCCAGCAATATTCTTCTTGATAAGGAGCTCAACCCAAAAATCTCAGACTTCGGCACTGCAAGAATTTTTAAGGTTGACCAAACTGAAGCGAATACAATCAGAGTTGTCGGGACATA TGGATATATGTCACCGGAGTATGCAATGGATGGTATCTTTTCAGTGAAATCAGATGTGTTCAGCTTTGGTGTTCTAGTGTTAGAAATCTTAAGTGGTAAGAAGAATAGAATGATCAATCAAGCAGAAGCTCGTGTAAACCTTTTAGGACAT GCATGGAGACTATGGACAGAAGATAGATGCTTGGAAATACTTGATGAAGCAGTGGGATGCACATATCCAGAATCTAAAATATTACGGTGTATCCAAGTGGCTCTCTTGTGTGTGCAAGAAGGGAGTGAAGATAGACCAACGATGGCAGAGGTAGTGCTCATGTTAAGCACCGAAAGTGGACTCCTACCTCAGCCTCAAAGGCCAGGTTTCTACACAGCAACACCTTTGATGGAAAGAAATTCGGCTTCCAGCAATAAAATTACGGTTACAATTGAAGGTCGATAG